A single window of Candidatus Omnitrophota bacterium DNA harbors:
- a CDS encoding aconitate hydratase, whose amino-acid sequence MIFDLDMIRSVYARFAERVEAARKIVGRPLTLAEKILYTHLYKGKSAESYTRGESYVDFAPDRVAMQDATAQMALLQFMQAGKPRTAVPSTVHCDHLIQARTGAAHDLSAAVDINKEVYDFLSSVSNKYGIGFWKPGAGIIHQVVLENYAFPGGMMIGTDSHTPNAGGLGMIAIGVGGADAVDVMAGMAWELKFPKLIGVKLTGKLSGWTAAKDVILKVAGILTVKGGTGCIVEYFGEGAESLSCTGKGTICNMGAEIGATTSVFAYDEKMSAYLKATGRAEVAALADGLKDYLRSDREVYENPESFYERIVEIDLSELEPHLNGPFSPDKAWPISQFAQAVKENGYPEKLEAGLIGSCTNASYEDLDRSASLARQAVEKKLKPQSEFYVTPGSEQVRYTIERDGQLELFSRMGAIVLANACGPCIGQWARAGAEKQEMNSIITSFNRNFAKRADGNPNTHAFVASPEIVTAMVLGGSMTFNPLTDSLVNEEGQSVKLDEPQGAELPPRGFDVKDPGYQAPAADGSAIQVVVNPDSQRLQLLQPFAPWEGTDLKDLKLLIKAKGKCTTDHISMAGPWLRFRGHLDNISNNCFIGAINFANDKANSVKNQLTGEYVSPPDAARAYKAAGFGSVVFGDENYGEGSSREHAAMEPRHLRVRAVIARSFARIHETNLKKQGMLALTFANKDDYDKVQEDDSIDILGLDQFASGKPLTIILHHADGSQDEIEATHSYNQAQIEWFKAGSALNLIKAKEST is encoded by the coding sequence ATGATTTTCGATCTGGATATGATTCGATCGGTTTACGCTCGCTTCGCCGAGCGGGTGGAAGCGGCCCGGAAAATCGTAGGCCGACCTTTGACCTTGGCGGAAAAAATCCTCTATACGCATCTCTATAAGGGAAAGTCGGCCGAATCCTATACGCGCGGCGAGTCCTACGTCGACTTCGCTCCCGACCGCGTAGCTATGCAGGACGCCACCGCCCAGATGGCGCTTTTGCAATTTATGCAGGCGGGCAAGCCGCGAACCGCCGTCCCTTCCACCGTCCATTGCGATCATCTAATCCAAGCTCGCACCGGCGCCGCTCATGACCTTTCCGCCGCCGTGGACATCAACAAGGAAGTGTACGATTTTCTATCTTCCGTCTCCAACAAATACGGCATCGGCTTTTGGAAACCCGGCGCGGGCATCATTCACCAGGTGGTTTTGGAAAATTACGCTTTTCCCGGCGGCATGATGATCGGCACGGATTCCCACACGCCTAATGCGGGTGGTCTGGGCATGATCGCCATCGGCGTCGGCGGCGCGGACGCCGTCGATGTCATGGCTGGTATGGCCTGGGAATTGAAATTTCCCAAACTCATCGGAGTCAAATTGACAGGCAAGCTGAGCGGCTGGACGGCGGCCAAGGACGTTATCCTCAAAGTCGCGGGCATCCTCACCGTCAAAGGCGGCACCGGCTGCATCGTCGAATATTTCGGCGAGGGCGCCGAAAGTCTCTCTTGCACCGGCAAGGGGACTATCTGCAATATGGGCGCCGAGATTGGCGCGACAACCTCCGTTTTTGCCTATGACGAAAAAATGTCCGCTTACTTGAAAGCCACGGGCCGCGCCGAAGTCGCCGCATTGGCCGACGGTTTGAAAGATTATCTGCGCAGCGACCGAGAAGTGTACGAGAATCCCGAATCGTTCTACGAGCGGATTGTCGAGATCGATCTTTCCGAACTTGAGCCGCACCTCAACGGCCCCTTCTCTCCCGATAAGGCTTGGCCAATATCCCAGTTCGCCCAGGCCGTCAAGGAGAACGGCTATCCTGAAAAATTAGAGGCGGGTCTCATCGGTTCTTGCACCAACGCTTCCTATGAAGACCTAGACCGCTCTGCCTCACTCGCCCGCCAGGCCGTTGAGAAAAAACTGAAGCCCCAATCCGAATTTTACGTTACTCCCGGTTCCGAACAGGTGCGATACACCATCGAGCGCGATGGCCAGTTGGAATTATTCAGCCGCATGGGCGCCATCGTTCTCGCCAATGCCTGCGGCCCCTGCATTGGACAATGGGCGCGCGCCGGGGCGGAAAAGCAGGAGATGAATTCCATCATCACTTCCTTCAACCGCAATTTCGCCAAACGCGCCGACGGCAATCCCAATACCCACGCTTTCGTCGCCTCCCCCGAAATCGTAACGGCGATGGTTCTCGGCGGCAGCATGACCTTCAATCCCCTCACGGATTCTCTCGTCAACGAGGAAGGACAATCGGTGAAACTTGACGAACCCCAAGGCGCCGAACTGCCTCCACGCGGCTTCGACGTGAAGGACCCCGGCTACCAAGCTCCGGCGGCGGACGGCTCCGCCATTCAGGTCGTTGTCAATCCCGATTCCCAACGCTTGCAGCTCCTCCAACCCTTCGCGCCTTGGGAAGGAACCGATCTCAAGGATTTAAAATTGCTTATCAAGGCCAAAGGGAAATGCACGACGGATCATATATCTATGGCCGGCCCGTGGCTGCGCTTTCGCGGGCATCTCGACAATATTTCCAACAACTGCTTCATCGGCGCCATCAACTTCGCCAACGACAAGGCCAATAGCGTCAAAAATCAACTCACGGGCGAATACGTCTCGCCGCCCGACGCCGCCCGCGCCTACAAAGCGGCGGGATTCGGCTCCGTCGTCTTCGGCGACGAAAATTACGGTGAGGGTTCTTCCCGTGAACACGCCGCTATGGAGCCGAGACACTTGCGGGTGCGCGCCGTCATCGCCCGCTCTTTCGCCCGCATTCACGAGACGAATTTGAAGAAGCAGGGAATGCTGGCGCTGACGTTTGCGAATAAGGACGATTACGATAAAGTGCAAGAGGACGATTCGATCGATATCCTTGGCCTCGATCAATTCGCGTCCGGCAAACCTCTAACGATCATTCTTCATCACGCCGACGGATCGCAGGATGAAATAGAGGCGACGCATTCCTACAACCAAGCGCAAATCGAATGGTTCAAAGCCGGAAGCGCCCTGAATTTGATTAAGGCGAAGGAATCGACTTAA
- the dnaB gene encoding replicative DNA helicase produces the protein MAKAQPLVSADRTLPHNPDAEKHVLGAMIRDDEALHRAHEILNESDFYQPNHQIIFRALMELSTKSVAIDLMTLADALERRGELTSSGGGFYLAELASSVVTTANVEYHARIVRERSMRRRLIRECSEIIQDAYDNGDEAEAIVSHAESRIFNLSQLRRGRSFNPVGKFLEAAIEKVQLAHESEGALTGLGSGFRDLDALTSGFQPSDLIILAARPSVGKTSFVLNIAENAAMANSTVGVFSLEMSSEQIAERILCSQAQVNLKHLRSGYFTKRDATKLLQTASRIHDIPLYIDDTPNLTPTEVFSRSRRLKSERPDLSLLIIDYLQLMSGGGRIESRQQEVSEISRSLKILARDLNIPIIACSQLSRAIEKRDDHLPRLSDLRESGAIEQDADLVVFLHREPLKGAFEGDEEDLEAGREIHYSYKLIVGKHRNGPIGEVDIYFAREYTRFFDAARETNEDEGVPF, from the coding sequence ATGGCCAAGGCGCAACCTCTCGTATCGGCGGATCGCACGCTGCCCCATAATCCCGATGCGGAGAAGCATGTCCTGGGAGCCATGATTCGCGATGACGAAGCGCTCCATCGCGCTCATGAAATCCTTAACGAATCCGATTTTTATCAACCCAACCATCAAATCATATTCCGCGCTTTGATGGAATTGTCCACCAAAAGCGTCGCCATCGATTTGATGACGCTGGCCGACGCTTTGGAACGGCGCGGCGAATTGACCTCTTCCGGCGGCGGCTTCTATCTGGCGGAACTGGCGTCCAGCGTGGTTACGACGGCCAACGTCGAATATCACGCCCGCATCGTCCGCGAGCGTTCCATGCGCCGCCGGTTGATTCGCGAGTGCTCCGAAATCATTCAGGACGCTTACGATAACGGCGACGAAGCGGAAGCCATCGTTTCCCACGCCGAATCGCGCATTTTCAATCTCTCGCAATTGCGCCGGGGAAGGTCGTTCAATCCCGTAGGCAAATTTCTGGAAGCGGCGATCGAAAAAGTGCAACTGGCGCATGAGAGCGAAGGCGCATTGACCGGCCTGGGCAGCGGCTTCCGCGATTTGGACGCGCTGACTTCCGGCTTTCAACCGTCCGATCTCATCATTCTTGCCGCCCGTCCTTCTGTGGGTAAGACGAGTTTTGTGCTCAATATCGCGGAAAACGCGGCTATGGCGAATTCGACGGTAGGCGTCTTCTCCCTGGAAATGAGCAGCGAACAGATCGCCGAGCGCATCTTGTGTTCACAGGCGCAAGTCAATCTCAAACATCTGCGTTCGGGCTATTTTACGAAACGGGATGCAACGAAATTGCTGCAAACCGCCAGCCGCATTCACGATATCCCCCTCTATATCGACGACACGCCCAACCTTACGCCTACGGAAGTATTCAGCCGCTCGCGAAGATTGAAATCGGAGCGGCCCGATTTATCCCTGTTGATTATCGACTATCTGCAACTTATGAGCGGCGGCGGACGCATCGAAAGCCGCCAGCAGGAAGTATCGGAAATTTCGCGTTCACTGAAAATTCTCGCCCGCGATCTCAATATACCCATTATCGCCTGCTCCCAGCTCTCCCGCGCCATCGAAAAGCGCGACGACCATCTGCCCCGCCTCTCCGATTTGCGCGAATCCGGCGCTATCGAACAGGACGCCGACTTGGTCGTCTTTCTGCATCGGGAGCCGCTGAAAGGAGCGTTCGAAGGCGACGAAGAGGATTTGGAGGCGGGCCGGGAAATCCATTACTCCTACAAATTAATCGTCGGCAAGCACCGCAACGGCCCCATC
- a CDS encoding type II toxin-antitoxin system PemK/MazF family toxin: MNRGDVYLADLNPSRGSEQSGIRPVAIIQRNTLARFTSTIVVVPFTTNLRRAMIPGTVLIPAEENGLTRDSVALCYQIAVLDRSRLTKKLGSLTTRQLANLDQALKYALDL; the protein is encoded by the coding sequence ATGAATCGGGGCGACGTGTATTTAGCCGATTTGAATCCGTCGCGAGGTTCCGAACAATCCGGCATCCGTCCCGTGGCGATCATTCAACGAAATACGCTGGCTCGCTTTACTTCTACGATAGTGGTTGTTCCGTTTACAACTAATTTGCGCCGGGCGATGATTCCTGGAACGGTTTTGATTCCCGCCGAAGAAAATGGATTGACTCGAGATTCCGTAGCTCTCTGTTATCAAATCGCCGTTTTGGATCGATCTCGCCTTACTAAGAAATTGGGATCGTTAACTACCCGGCAACTTGCCAACTTGGATCAAGCATTAAAATACGCTTTGGATCTTTAA